A section of the Kribbella sp. HUAS MG21 genome encodes:
- a CDS encoding serine hydrolase domain-containing protein, with protein MLRKVVMFPDISTGSRGVTAAVVTDRWTWSGAAGTDILGTALRPDTSMAVASITKTFVAAEVMLLANEGKLNLDLPLSRYVQHKLTANSATVRQHLSMTSGVPDFAPFDVRQLEQAIAAAPGRHWALAEPLRSYSAAVDDPGSSFGYSDPSYVLLGLLIEKLTGQPLATVLRRDLAAPAGLHRAAFQDAEQPRPPIAHVRNEICGPPDGYLPCRAYASATAAFGGLAADAPTVARWGYQLYGSRVLPGDLVRQITDGDGEYGLGTMRFSLRFGLGDAYGHAGDMPDHTSLLVVIPEKRVSIALILADGGRVVGRPMSDLIEALGPLLS; from the coding sequence GTGCTGAGGAAGGTCGTGATGTTCCCGGACATTTCGACCGGCTCGCGCGGGGTGACCGCCGCGGTCGTCACCGATCGCTGGACGTGGTCGGGCGCGGCGGGCACGGACATCCTCGGTACGGCGCTCCGCCCGGACACGAGCATGGCGGTGGCGAGCATCACGAAGACGTTCGTCGCAGCAGAAGTGATGTTGCTGGCGAACGAGGGCAAGCTGAATCTGGACCTACCGCTCTCGAGGTACGTGCAGCACAAGCTGACGGCGAACAGCGCGACCGTCCGGCAACACCTGTCGATGACATCCGGCGTTCCGGACTTCGCGCCGTTCGACGTCAGGCAACTGGAGCAGGCGATCGCCGCGGCGCCGGGCAGACATTGGGCGCTCGCAGAGCCGCTGAGGTCCTACAGCGCGGCCGTCGATGATCCGGGGAGCTCGTTCGGCTACAGCGACCCGAGCTACGTACTGCTCGGCCTGCTGATCGAGAAACTCACCGGGCAACCGCTGGCGACCGTGCTCCGTCGTGATCTGGCCGCACCCGCCGGGCTGCACCGCGCGGCCTTCCAGGACGCGGAGCAGCCGCGGCCGCCGATCGCACACGTGCGCAACGAGATCTGTGGACCGCCCGACGGGTACCTTCCGTGCCGCGCGTACGCCAGTGCGACCGCGGCGTTCGGAGGGCTGGCCGCGGACGCGCCGACGGTCGCTCGCTGGGGGTACCAGCTGTACGGCAGTCGTGTCCTGCCAGGAGATCTGGTTCGCCAGATAACCGACGGCGACGGCGAGTACGGGCTCGGGACGATGCGGTTCAGCCTGAGGTTCGGTCTAGGGGATGCCTATGGTCATGCCGGCGACATGCCCGACCACACCAGCCTGCTGGTCGTGATCCCCGAGAAGCGGGTCTCGATCGCCCTGATCCTCGCCGACGGCGGCCGGGTGGTCGGCCGCCCGATGAGTGACCTGATCGAGGCACTCGGTCCGCTGCTCAGCTGA
- a CDS encoding VOC family protein, translated as MNHISEIRTVGVPVTDQDRAVAFYTETLGFTVLMDAPLPQFGGRWIVVVPAGSAGASGSIALVPASDGNPAGVDTGIRMASPDAKAAHQHFLDAGVDTDELLEWPGVPPMFSLRDPDGNRLYISQA; from the coding sequence ATGAACCACATCAGCGAGATCCGGACCGTCGGCGTACCGGTGACCGACCAAGACCGGGCGGTGGCGTTCTACACCGAGACGCTGGGCTTCACGGTGCTGATGGACGCGCCGCTGCCGCAGTTCGGCGGCCGCTGGATCGTCGTCGTACCGGCCGGCTCGGCGGGGGCCTCCGGCAGCATCGCGCTGGTGCCCGCGAGCGACGGCAACCCGGCGGGTGTCGACACCGGCATCCGGATGGCCAGCCCGGACGCGAAGGCGGCCCACCAGCACTTCCTCGACGCCGGCGTCGACACCGACGAGCTGCTCGAGTGGCCCGGCGTACCGCCGATGTTCAGCCTCCGCGACCCCGACGGCAACCGGCTCTACATCTCGCAGGCCTGA
- a CDS encoding DUF3352 domain-containing protein yields the protein MSDQNQPPRYPGAGGPQPQYGPPQGQNQWPQQGAPGQQPGPQGQPQQRPQQYGGPQQGQPNQSQGQQYGGPQSRPSQNGPQYGAPQQGGPQYGGSQQGGPQYGQPGASQAGAPYGQGGPQYGQPGQTSYEQMHVGGQPPQGPGFGGPQQWQPEPKKRRGKLIPIVAALAMVLVVAGGGIFAYGKLGGGGKQPSDVLPGTAIGYARVDLNPSAGQKVNAVRFLMKFPSVKENLGLTGEQDDLRQKLFEQIKKSAGDDLADVDFEKDVKPWLGDRAGFAALPPADGKDEPIAVVAVQVKDEDAANKGMDKLLANEDEKPGRAFSNGYMILSEDQATVDSAVAAAKDNPLTKNAKFSADMDKLGEQGFVSGWADAKALASISGKVASGQLAGLGDATAAVALRFDPSYVELKGIAHGDKSVKVNSADAADLVTKLPNSTAGAVAISGGETLIDTAWQQVQKAGGENFQPMLERIAQETGLKLPDDLKTLAGKNLAAAIDKETDSGPQIAIRMQTDPAKAEEVVGKLTTILRQRSSGNIPIKTVKNDDSLVVATSEEYGKQVLQGGNLGETGNFKQALPDIKGAVMIGYVDFEAAGALSNRFSENKDLSALRSAGVVARSTGDGEAEYTLRVVTK from the coding sequence ATGTCCGACCAGAACCAACCACCCAGGTACCCAGGCGCCGGCGGTCCGCAGCCGCAGTACGGTCCGCCCCAAGGCCAGAACCAGTGGCCGCAACAGGGCGCTCCGGGGCAGCAGCCCGGTCCGCAGGGCCAGCCGCAGCAGCGCCCCCAGCAGTACGGCGGTCCGCAGCAGGGCCAGCCCAACCAGTCGCAGGGCCAGCAGTACGGCGGTCCGCAGAGCCGCCCGTCCCAGAACGGCCCGCAGTACGGGGCCCCGCAGCAGGGTGGTCCGCAGTACGGCGGGTCGCAGCAGGGCGGGCCGCAGTACGGCCAGCCGGGAGCGTCGCAGGCCGGTGCGCCGTACGGTCAGGGTGGTCCGCAGTACGGGCAGCCGGGGCAGACGTCGTACGAGCAAATGCACGTCGGTGGGCAGCCGCCGCAGGGCCCTGGGTTCGGTGGACCGCAGCAGTGGCAGCCGGAGCCGAAGAAGCGGCGCGGCAAGCTGATCCCGATCGTCGCCGCGCTCGCGATGGTGCTGGTGGTGGCCGGCGGCGGAATCTTTGCCTACGGCAAGCTCGGTGGCGGCGGCAAGCAGCCGTCGGACGTGCTGCCGGGCACCGCGATCGGCTACGCCCGGGTGGACCTGAACCCGTCGGCCGGCCAGAAGGTCAACGCGGTCCGCTTCCTGATGAAGTTCCCTTCGGTGAAGGAGAACCTCGGCCTCACCGGGGAGCAGGACGACCTGCGGCAGAAGCTGTTCGAGCAGATCAAGAAGTCCGCCGGTGACGACCTCGCCGACGTCGACTTCGAGAAGGACGTCAAGCCGTGGCTGGGTGACCGCGCCGGGTTCGCCGCGCTGCCGCCGGCCGACGGCAAGGACGAGCCGATCGCCGTGGTCGCGGTCCAGGTCAAGGACGAGGACGCCGCGAACAAGGGTATGGACAAGCTGCTCGCGAACGAGGACGAGAAGCCCGGCCGCGCGTTCAGCAACGGCTACATGATCCTGTCCGAGGACCAGGCGACGGTCGACTCGGCGGTCGCGGCGGCGAAGGACAACCCGCTGACCAAGAACGCCAAGTTCAGCGCGGACATGGACAAGCTCGGCGAGCAGGGCTTCGTGTCCGGCTGGGCCGACGCGAAGGCGCTGGCCTCGATCAGCGGCAAGGTCGCCTCCGGTCAGCTCGCCGGCCTGGGCGACGCGACCGCGGCGGTGGCGCTCCGGTTCGACCCGTCGTACGTCGAACTCAAGGGCATCGCGCACGGCGACAAGAGCGTCAAGGTGAACTCGGCCGACGCCGCCGACCTGGTGACGAAGCTGCCGAACAGCACGGCCGGCGCGGTCGCGATCTCCGGCGGCGAGACCCTGATCGACACCGCCTGGCAGCAGGTGCAGAAGGCCGGGGGCGAGAACTTCCAGCCGATGCTCGAGCGGATCGCCCAGGAGACCGGCCTGAAGCTGCCGGACGACCTGAAGACGCTGGCCGGCAAGAACCTGGCGGCCGCGATCGACAAGGAGACCGACAGCGGCCCGCAGATCGCGATCCGGATGCAGACCGACCCGGCCAAGGCCGAGGAGGTCGTCGGCAAGCTGACCACGATCCTGCGCCAGCGCTCGTCGGGGAACATCCCGATCAAGACCGTGAAGAACGACGACTCACTCGTGGTCGCCACCAGCGAGGAGTACGGCAAGCAGGTGCTGCAGGGCGGCAACCTCGGTGAGACCGGCAACTTCAAGCAGGCGCTGCCCGACATCAAGGGCGCGGTGATGATCGGGTACGTCGACTTCGAGGCGGCCGGAGCCCTCAGCAACCGGTTCAGCGAGAACAAGGACCTGTCGGCGCTGCGTTCGGCCGGCGTCGTCGCCCGCTCGACCGGTGACGGCGAGGCGGAGTACACGCTGCGGGTCGTCACGAAGTAG
- the dnaE gene encoding DNA polymerase III subunit alpha, whose amino-acid sequence MASSDSFVHLHVHTEYSMLDGAARIDELFKTAQDMGMPAIATTDHGYVFGAYEFWKTAKKYDVKPIIGVEAYLTPHTHRSERKRVKWGDANSGRDDVSGSGAYTHMTLLAKNTSGMHNLFKMSSLASLEGYYFKPRMDRELLNTYGQGLIATTGCPSGEVQTRLRLGQYKEAVEAAAEFRDIFGKENFYCELMDHGLGIERDVQKDLLKLARELDLPLVATNDLHYTKPEDAQAHAALLCVQSGSTLSDPNRFKFDANEFYVKTAAEMREVWKELPEACDNTLLIAEQCDVSFTEGEGRFMPRFPCPEGHNEESWFVSEVETGLHFRYPGGVPDHVRKQAEYEIEVIVSKGYAGYFLVVADFINWAKKNGIRVGPGRGSGAGSMCAYAMRITDLDPLQHGLIFERFLNPERMSMPDFDVDFDDRRRPEVIRYVTEKYGDDRVAMIVTYGTIKAKQAIKDAGRVLDYPFAMGDRITKAMPPTVMGKDIPLSGIFDSTHKRYSEATEFRSLYESDADVRKIVDTARGLENLKRQWGVHAAGVIMSSEPLIDLIPIMRREQDGQVITQFDYPSCETLGLVKMDFLGLRNLTIMDDAVKNVEASRGIKLDLDELAKTLDDKPTYDLLARGDTLGVFQFDGGPMRALLRLMRPDNFEDISAVGALYRPGPMGANSHTNYALRKNKQQEISYPHDELAQALEPILGTTYGLIVYQEQVMAIAQQLAGYTLGKADLLRRAMGKKKREVLDAEYVGFSEGMKANGFSEQSIKALWDVLVPFSDYAFNKAHSAAYGLVSYWTAYLKANYPAEYMAAVLTSVKDDKDKMAIYLNECRRMGIKVLPPDVNESDSNFTPVGTDIRFGLSAIRNVGVNVVAEIVAAREEKGRFTDFVDFIDKVPLPVCNKRVIESLAKAGSFDSMGHARRAIVAVHEQAVDEAIDLKRNEAHGQFDLFSMGDDDADEGEGNSRLTVTVPEIEEWDKATKLAHERDMLGLYVSDHPLFGVEHVLTNGSDCTIGQLLADEDRPDGSRVTIGGLVTAVQRKVNKRGDIYAIVTIEDLEGSIEVMMFSSAYQLHAHLLTNDAIILMKGRVRRREDRLELSGDEVVVPDLTEGPSGPVVITMAVNRCTPPVVDSLRDILQSHPGMTEVQLRLQARQKTTVMRIGDRFRVTPTSALMADLKALLGPSCLAS is encoded by the coding sequence ATGGCGTCCAGCGACAGTTTCGTGCATCTTCATGTGCACACCGAGTACTCCATGCTGGACGGCGCCGCGCGGATCGACGAGTTGTTCAAGACCGCCCAGGACATGGGCATGCCGGCGATCGCGACCACCGACCACGGCTACGTGTTCGGGGCGTACGAGTTCTGGAAGACCGCGAAGAAGTACGACGTCAAGCCGATCATCGGCGTCGAGGCGTACCTGACGCCGCACACCCACCGCTCGGAGCGCAAGCGGGTCAAGTGGGGCGACGCGAACTCCGGCCGCGACGACGTCTCCGGCTCGGGTGCCTACACCCACATGACGCTGCTGGCGAAGAACACCTCCGGCATGCACAACCTGTTCAAGATGAGCTCGCTGGCCAGCCTCGAGGGCTACTACTTCAAGCCCCGGATGGACCGCGAGCTGCTGAACACCTACGGCCAGGGCCTGATCGCGACCACCGGCTGCCCGTCCGGCGAGGTGCAGACCCGGCTGCGGCTGGGGCAGTACAAGGAGGCCGTCGAGGCCGCCGCGGAGTTCCGCGACATCTTCGGCAAGGAGAACTTCTACTGCGAGCTGATGGACCACGGCCTCGGCATCGAGCGGGACGTCCAGAAGGACCTGCTGAAGCTGGCCCGCGAGCTCGACCTGCCGCTGGTCGCGACCAACGACCTGCACTACACCAAGCCCGAGGACGCCCAGGCGCACGCGGCGCTGCTCTGCGTCCAGTCCGGCTCGACGCTGTCCGACCCGAACCGGTTCAAGTTCGACGCGAACGAGTTCTACGTCAAGACCGCGGCCGAGATGCGCGAGGTCTGGAAGGAACTGCCGGAGGCGTGTGACAACACGCTGCTGATCGCCGAGCAGTGCGACGTCAGCTTCACCGAGGGCGAGGGCCGGTTCATGCCGCGCTTCCCCTGCCCCGAGGGCCACAACGAGGAGTCCTGGTTCGTCTCCGAGGTGGAGACCGGCCTGCACTTCCGGTACCCGGGCGGCGTCCCCGACCACGTCCGCAAGCAGGCGGAGTACGAGATCGAGGTCATCGTCTCGAAGGGGTACGCCGGGTACTTCCTGGTCGTCGCGGACTTCATCAACTGGGCGAAGAAGAACGGCATCCGGGTCGGCCCCGGCCGTGGTTCCGGCGCTGGCTCGATGTGCGCGTACGCGATGCGGATCACCGACCTGGACCCGCTCCAGCACGGCCTGATCTTCGAGCGCTTCCTGAACCCGGAGCGGATGTCGATGCCGGACTTCGACGTCGACTTCGACGACCGCCGCCGCCCCGAGGTGATCCGCTACGTCACCGAGAAGTACGGCGACGACCGGGTCGCGATGATCGTCACCTACGGCACGATCAAGGCCAAGCAGGCGATCAAGGACGCCGGCCGGGTGCTGGACTACCCGTTCGCGATGGGCGACCGGATCACCAAGGCGATGCCGCCGACCGTGATGGGCAAGGACATCCCGCTGTCCGGCATCTTCGACTCCACCCACAAGCGGTACTCCGAGGCCACCGAGTTCCGCTCGCTCTACGAGTCCGACGCCGACGTCCGCAAGATCGTCGACACCGCGCGCGGCCTGGAGAACCTGAAGCGCCAGTGGGGTGTGCACGCGGCCGGCGTGATCATGTCCAGCGAGCCGCTGATCGACCTGATCCCGATCATGCGCCGCGAGCAGGACGGCCAGGTCATCACCCAGTTCGACTACCCGAGCTGCGAGACGCTCGGCCTGGTCAAGATGGACTTCCTGGGCCTGCGGAACCTGACGATCATGGACGACGCGGTCAAGAACGTCGAGGCGAGCCGCGGGATCAAGCTCGACCTCGACGAGCTGGCCAAGACGCTCGACGACAAGCCGACGTACGACCTGCTCGCCCGCGGTGACACGCTCGGCGTGTTCCAGTTCGACGGCGGCCCGATGCGGGCGCTGCTGCGGCTGATGCGCCCGGACAACTTCGAGGACATCTCCGCGGTCGGCGCGCTCTACCGCCCCGGCCCGATGGGCGCGAACAGCCACACCAACTACGCCCTGCGGAAGAACAAGCAGCAGGAGATCAGCTACCCGCACGACGAGCTGGCCCAGGCGCTCGAGCCGATCCTCGGTACGACGTACGGCCTGATCGTCTACCAGGAGCAGGTCATGGCGATCGCCCAGCAGCTGGCCGGGTACACGCTCGGCAAAGCGGACCTGCTCCGCCGGGCGATGGGCAAGAAGAAGCGCGAGGTGCTCGACGCGGAGTACGTCGGCTTCTCCGAGGGCATGAAGGCGAACGGGTTCTCCGAGCAGTCGATCAAGGCGCTCTGGGACGTGCTGGTCCCGTTCTCCGACTACGCGTTCAACAAGGCGCACTCGGCGGCGTACGGCCTGGTGTCGTACTGGACGGCGTACCTGAAGGCGAACTACCCGGCGGAGTACATGGCCGCCGTCCTGACGTCCGTGAAGGACGACAAGGACAAGATGGCCATCTACCTGAACGAGTGCCGCCGGATGGGCATCAAGGTGCTGCCGCCGGACGTCAACGAGTCCGACTCGAACTTCACCCCGGTCGGCACCGACATCCGCTTCGGCCTGTCCGCGATCCGCAACGTCGGCGTGAACGTGGTCGCCGAGATCGTCGCGGCCCGCGAGGAGAAGGGCCGGTTCACCGACTTCGTCGACTTCATCGACAAGGTGCCGCTGCCGGTCTGCAACAAGCGCGTCATCGAGTCGCTGGCCAAGGCCGGCTCGTTCGACTCGATGGGGCACGCGCGGCGCGCGATCGTCGCGGTGCACGAGCAGGCCGTCGACGAGGCGATCGACCTCAAGCGGAACGAGGCGCACGGCCAGTTCGACCTGTTCTCGATGGGCGACGACGACGCCGACGAGGGCGAGGGCAACAGCCGGCTGACCGTGACGGTGCCGGAGATCGAGGAGTGGGACAAGGCGACCAAGCTCGCGCACGAGCGCGACATGCTGGGGCTGTACGTGTCCGACCACCCGCTGTTCGGCGTCGAGCACGTGCTGACCAACGGGTCGGACTGCACGATCGGTCAGCTCCTCGCGGACGAGGACCGGCCGGACGGCAGCCGGGTGACGATCGGCGGCCTGGTCACCGCGGTCCAGCGGAAGGTCAACAAGCGCGGCGACATCTACGCGATCGTCACCATCGAGGACCTCGAAGGTTCGATCGAGGTGATGATGTTCTCCTCGGCGTACCAGCTGCACGCGCACCTGCTGACCAACGACGCGATCATCCTGATGAAGGGCCGGGTCCGCCGTCGTGAGGACCGGCTCGAGCTGAGCGGCGACGAGGTCGTGGTGCCCGACCTGACCGAGGGCCCGAGCGGCCCGGTGGTGATCACGATGGCGGTCAACCGCTGCACGCCGCCGGTCGTCGACTCGCTGCGCGACATCCTGCAGTCGCACCCCGGGATGACCGAGGTCCAGCTCCGCCTGCAGGCCCGCCAGAAGACCACCGTGATGCGGATCGGCGACCGGTTCCGCGTCACCCCGACCTCAGCCCTGATGGCCGACCTGAAGGCCCTCCTCGGCCCGTCCTGCCTGGCCAGCTGA
- a CDS encoding alpha/beta hydrolase: protein MVRLGLIAVSVVLLLLALAWGFQRQLIYLPDTSAVTAGAGVEDVVLETSDGLRLGAWLVPARAPDRGIAVLVANGNGGNRAGRAPLAQALAARGLTVLLFDYRGYGGNDGSPSEEGLARDVRAAQRFLAEYGVPPERTVYFGESLGAAVTTELATSVAPGGLVLRSPFVDLASVGKEHYPFLPVGLLLRDEFPVAERLGRVKAPVVVVFGSADRVVPPEQSRAVAAAAPTLKDLVEIPDADHNDAELVHGPEVIAAVVRLADQL from the coding sequence ATGGTGCGGCTCGGGCTGATCGCGGTGTCGGTGGTGCTGTTGCTGCTGGCCCTGGCGTGGGGCTTCCAGCGGCAGCTGATCTACCTGCCCGACACGTCGGCCGTGACCGCCGGCGCAGGTGTCGAGGACGTGGTGCTCGAGACCAGCGACGGTCTGCGGCTGGGCGCGTGGCTGGTGCCGGCTCGGGCGCCCGACCGCGGCATCGCCGTACTCGTCGCCAACGGGAACGGCGGAAACCGCGCCGGGCGCGCGCCGCTGGCGCAGGCACTGGCCGCGCGTGGGCTGACCGTGCTGCTGTTCGACTACCGCGGGTACGGCGGCAACGACGGGTCCCCGAGTGAGGAAGGTCTCGCCCGGGACGTGCGGGCGGCGCAGCGGTTCCTGGCGGAGTACGGCGTACCGCCCGAGCGGACCGTGTACTTCGGGGAGAGCCTCGGCGCCGCGGTGACGACCGAGCTGGCGACGTCGGTCGCGCCTGGTGGTCTCGTGCTGCGGTCGCCGTTCGTGGACCTGGCGTCGGTCGGAAAGGAGCACTATCCGTTCCTGCCGGTCGGGTTGCTGCTGCGCGACGAGTTCCCGGTGGCCGAGCGCCTCGGTCGGGTCAAGGCGCCGGTCGTCGTGGTGTTCGGGAGCGCGGACCGTGTCGTCCCGCCGGAACAGAGCCGGGCGGTGGCCGCGGCAGCGCCCACGTTGAAGGACCTGGTCGAGATCCCGGACGCCGATCACAACGACGCGGAGCTCGTGCACGGGCCCGAGGTGATCGCGGCCGTCGTACGGCTGGCCGATCAGCTCTAG
- a CDS encoding Type 1 glutamine amidotransferase-like domain-containing protein, translated as MKLYLSSFRLGDRPEHLVALLPAAARVAVICNAIDAEDPAVRREKVADELRWLTELGLRPEELDLRESADFSPYDGLWVRGGNVFVLRSVMAESGADKTLPELISGEQLVYAGYSAGPCVLAPSLRGLELCDDVSAVRGEVLWEGLGVLDHAIVPHLDSPGHPETELLAGVAELYERTGVPHLKMRDGQALVVDGDRRELV; from the coding sequence GTGAAGCTCTACCTGTCGTCGTTCCGGCTCGGCGACCGTCCCGAGCACCTCGTCGCGCTCCTGCCGGCGGCCGCCCGGGTGGCCGTGATCTGCAACGCGATCGATGCGGAGGATCCCGCCGTACGGCGTGAAAAGGTCGCCGACGAGCTCCGCTGGCTGACGGAGCTCGGTCTGCGCCCCGAGGAGCTCGACCTGCGCGAGTCCGCCGACTTCTCGCCGTACGACGGCCTCTGGGTCCGCGGCGGCAACGTCTTCGTACTCCGTTCCGTCATGGCCGAATCCGGTGCCGACAAGACGCTCCCGGAGCTGATCAGCGGCGAGCAACTCGTGTACGCCGGCTACAGCGCCGGACCGTGTGTCCTCGCGCCCAGCCTCCGCGGGCTCGAGCTGTGCGACGACGTCTCCGCTGTCCGTGGCGAGGTGCTGTGGGAGGGGCTCGGGGTCCTTGACCACGCGATCGTGCCGCACCTCGACTCGCCCGGTCATCCCGAGACCGAGCTGCTCGCGGGGGTCGCCGAGCTGTACGAGCGGACCGGCGTACCGCACCTGAAGATGCGCGACGGCCAGGCGCTCGTCGTCGACGGCGACCGCCGGGAACTCGTCTAG
- a CDS encoding RluA family pseudouridine synthase, with amino-acid sequence MVPDGLAGERLDAALSRLFGVSRTKAAELIESGLVQVDGAPAPKSSRVAAGVLLDVELPPPPSEVTVVPETVENLRIVYDDDEIVVVDKPVGVAAHPSPGWTGPTVIGHLAGAGFSISTSGAAERKGIVHRLDVGTSGLMVVAKTEYAYTALKRAFKERTVKKIYHALVQGHPDPFTGTVDAPIDRHPHHDYKFGVVAGGKPSVTHYETLEAFRYATLLEITLETGRTHQIRVHMSAIGHPCCGDLTYGADPVLAERLGLTRQWLHAMRLGFAHPGTGEYVEFTSQYPEDLDQALDLLVDAQ; translated from the coding sequence ATGGTTCCCGACGGTCTCGCGGGCGAGCGGCTGGACGCGGCGCTGTCCCGCCTCTTCGGCGTGTCCCGGACCAAGGCGGCCGAGCTGATCGAGTCCGGCCTGGTCCAGGTCGACGGCGCCCCGGCGCCCAAGTCCTCCCGGGTCGCCGCCGGCGTCCTGCTCGACGTCGAACTGCCCCCGCCGCCGTCCGAGGTGACCGTCGTACCGGAGACCGTGGAGAACCTCCGGATCGTGTACGACGACGACGAGATCGTGGTCGTCGACAAGCCGGTCGGCGTCGCCGCGCACCCGTCGCCCGGGTGGACCGGCCCGACCGTCATCGGCCACCTGGCCGGCGCCGGCTTCAGCATCTCCACCAGCGGCGCCGCGGAGCGCAAGGGCATCGTCCACCGCCTCGACGTCGGCACGTCCGGCCTGATGGTCGTCGCGAAGACGGAGTACGCCTACACCGCGCTCAAGCGCGCCTTCAAGGAGCGCACGGTGAAGAAGATCTACCACGCGCTCGTCCAGGGCCACCCGGACCCGTTCACCGGTACGGTCGACGCGCCGATCGACCGGCACCCGCACCACGACTACAAGTTCGGCGTGGTGGCCGGCGGCAAGCCGAGCGTCACGCACTACGAGACCCTCGAGGCGTTCCGGTACGCGACGCTGCTCGAGATCACGCTCGAGACCGGCCGCACCCACCAGATCCGCGTGCACATGTCCGCGATCGGCCATCCGTGCTGCGGCGACCTGACGTACGGCGCCGACCCGGTGCTGGCCGAGCGTCTCGGCCTCACCCGCCAGTGGCTGCACGCGATGCGGCTCGGCTTCGCCCATCCGGGCACGGGCGAGTACGTCGAGTTCACCTCGCAGTACCCGGAGGATCTCGACCAAGCCCTCGACCTGCTCGTCGACGCCCAGTGA
- the lspA gene encoding signal peptidase II, whose translation MQRTPGTPLNDPTPSHQVGDPDTPEPADEPSAGSPSSPGGRSWKWTVVFGSVGLVVLFLDQLTKALALAHLTPGEPVNVIGSLLKFNLIRNSGAAFSLGSGYTPYISVIQITVALGVIYLSRKLGSAGWAVAFGLLFGGAVGNILDRIFREPSPFHGHVVDFLQTPHWAIFNVADMAVTSAAVLLVIQTLRGIRLDGTREQRK comes from the coding sequence ATGCAAAGAACGCCAGGAACGCCGCTGAACGACCCCACCCCGTCCCACCAGGTGGGCGACCCAGACACCCCGGAACCGGCCGACGAACCGTCGGCCGGTTCTCCGTCGTCCCCGGGCGGCAGGTCGTGGAAGTGGACCGTGGTGTTCGGAAGTGTCGGGCTGGTGGTGCTGTTCCTGGATCAGTTGACGAAGGCGTTGGCGCTGGCGCATTTGACGCCGGGGGAGCCGGTGAACGTGATCGGCAGCCTGCTGAAATTCAATCTGATCCGGAACTCGGGGGCGGCGTTCAGTCTGGGGAGCGGTTACACACCGTATATCAGCGTGATCCAGATCACGGTCGCGCTCGGGGTGATCTACCTGTCCCGCAAGCTCGGGTCGGCCGGCTGGGCGGTCGCGTTCGGGCTGTTGTTCGGCGGTGCGGTCGGCAACATCCTGGACCGGATCTTCCGCGAGCCGTCGCCGTTCCACGGGCATGTCGTCGACTTCCTGCAGACCCCGCACTGGGCGATCTTCAACGTCGCCGACATGGCCGTGACCTCGGCCGCCGTACTGCTGGTGATCCAGACCCTGCGCGGGATCAGGCTGGACGGGACCCGGGAGCAGCGCAAGTGA
- a CDS encoding TraR/DksA C4-type zinc finger protein, which yields MATSARKKSAPQRTTAAKKSASASGEPKKKTAQKTVKKTTARKTTARKTPAKTSPATKTSAKKPAATAGSAAKKAPAKKSPARKATTKRVAMKTNENRTPATAPAKSAAHTAETFKVKPGEDPWTAAELAELRTELENEVVHLKEEIRDAEAEIQGLFRDGSDGAGNDQADVGSTTLERYHELTLANNARDMLNQIEFALTRIDDGTYGVCENCGNAIGKGRLQAFPRATLCVSCKERQERR from the coding sequence ATGGCTACATCGGCACGGAAGAAGTCCGCCCCCCAACGCACGACCGCGGCCAAGAAGAGCGCCTCGGCATCCGGCGAGCCGAAGAAGAAGACGGCCCAGAAGACGGTCAAGAAGACGACGGCTCGCAAGACCACGGCTCGCAAGACGCCGGCGAAGACCTCGCCGGCCACGAAGACTTCCGCGAAGAAACCGGCGGCGACCGCCGGCTCCGCGGCCAAGAAGGCTCCGGCCAAGAAGAGCCCTGCCAGGAAAGCGACGACGAAGAGGGTGGCCATGAAGACGAACGAGAACAGGACCCCGGCGACGGCGCCGGCGAAGTCCGCAGCGCATACGGCCGAGACCTTCAAGGTGAAGCCGGGTGAGGACCCGTGGACCGCTGCCGAGCTCGCCGAGCTGCGCACGGAGCTGGAGAACGAGGTCGTGCACCTCAAGGAGGAGATCCGCGACGCCGAGGCGGAGATCCAGGGCCTGTTCCGGGACGGCAGCGACGGCGCCGGCAACGACCAGGCCGACGTGGGCTCCACCACCCTCGAGCGGTACCACGAGCTGACGCTGGCGAACAACGCCCGCGACATGCTGAACCAGATCGAGTTCGCGCTGACCAGGATCGACGACGGCACGTACGGCGTCTGCGAGAACTGCGGCAACGCGATCGGCAAGGGTCGGCTGCAGGCGTTCCCGCGTGCGACACTGTGTGTCTCATGCAAAGAACGCCAGGAACGCCGCTGA
- a CDS encoding DUF167 domain-containing protein yields MRILLRVKPGASRTAVGGRYDGPSGPALVVAVAARAVEGQATKAVLTAVAAEFGVRRSAVTLVRGATSRDKLVEVEGEENDIRARLERLLG; encoded by the coding sequence ATGAGAATTCTGCTGCGGGTCAAGCCGGGGGCTTCCAGAACCGCGGTCGGCGGCCGGTACGACGGTCCGTCCGGGCCGGCACTGGTGGTCGCGGTGGCAGCCCGTGCGGTGGAGGGACAGGCGACGAAGGCTGTTCTGACGGCGGTCGCGGCGGAGTTCGGCGTACGGCGCTCCGCGGTGACGTTGGTGCGTGGCGCGACCAGCAGGGACAAGCTGGTCGAGGTGGAGGGGGAGGAGAACGACATCCGGGCCCGGCTGGAGCGGTTGCTCGGCTGA